The Peribacillus sp. FSL P2-0133 genome has a segment encoding these proteins:
- a CDS encoding Nramp family divalent metal transporter, which yields MKNQSNLAESTVIVPEVVSKKTNFITKFKTSYGPGILAVLTWLGAGDLVTSSVAGADYGYSLMWILALSLILRFLIVNVIARFQLCNTEGLTILEGYGRIHPFFGYFMFGYALIMGHLFNAYMIKGAGEVLSTLFHVNQPFLASMVVVGLVFMLIGRNIYNRIESVMKVLLALLTIAFLFLAIQATPDVGQIIKGTVGFSIPSDTGVHGALLVAISIIGAVAGSISNFVHPYFMKEKGWTKPSHVKVQRNDLLFAIAVCIVINLAIWVVGAEILKPNGIHVETIDDLAMALQMSLGQFGWYIFYLGVFGVLFASVVGKSTGFPRLIVDAFYVINKDRREKYNGKYEKDPMYKWVMIFVLVTPIIWSIPGMPGFIALTIGVNAINIIGFPIIAIGMLVLSNKKSLMGKYKNNWFENIILSLASILAVWSAIQLATTFF from the coding sequence TTGAAAAATCAATCAAACCTTGCTGAATCTACTGTGATTGTTCCGGAGGTCGTTAGTAAAAAGACAAATTTCATCACGAAGTTTAAAACATCTTATGGTCCGGGGATTCTTGCCGTGTTAACGTGGCTTGGAGCCGGAGATCTGGTGACTTCATCGGTTGCCGGGGCAGATTATGGATATAGCTTAATGTGGATTTTAGCTCTGTCATTAATCCTTCGTTTTCTTATCGTTAATGTTATTGCCAGGTTCCAGCTCTGTAACACAGAGGGGTTAACCATACTTGAAGGATATGGACGTATTCACCCATTCTTCGGTTACTTCATGTTTGGTTATGCATTAATAATGGGTCATCTTTTTAATGCATATATGATTAAGGGAGCGGGAGAGGTTTTATCGACCCTATTCCATGTTAATCAGCCATTCTTAGCTTCAATGGTAGTTGTAGGATTAGTTTTTATGCTTATTGGCAGAAATATTTATAATAGAATTGAAAGTGTAATGAAAGTGCTTTTGGCATTATTGACCATTGCCTTCTTGTTCCTGGCCATTCAAGCAACACCGGATGTGGGGCAAATCATTAAGGGAACTGTTGGTTTTAGCATTCCAAGTGATACTGGCGTTCATGGAGCATTATTGGTAGCGATTTCAATTATCGGTGCAGTGGCAGGATCGATTTCGAACTTTGTTCATCCATATTTCATGAAGGAAAAGGGCTGGACGAAACCGAGTCATGTAAAGGTTCAAAGAAATGATTTGCTGTTTGCCATCGCGGTTTGCATCGTGATTAATTTGGCCATTTGGGTTGTCGGGGCAGAAATTTTAAAACCGAATGGAATTCATGTGGAAACGATTGATGACTTGGCAATGGCATTACAAATGTCGTTAGGCCAATTTGGCTGGTACATTTTCTATCTTGGTGTATTTGGCGTATTGTTCGCGAGTGTAGTAGGCAAGTCAACTGGTTTTCCTAGATTGATAGTAGATGCCTTTTACGTAATAAATAAGGATCGTCGCGAAAAGTACAATGGCAAATATGAAAAAGATCCAATGTATAAATGGGTTATGATTTTTGTATTGGTTACCCCAATCATTTGGTCCATTCCCGGCATGCCTGGTTTCATCGCATTGACAATTGGCGTAAATGCAATAAACATCATCGGTTTTCCTATTATCGCTATTGGGATGCTGGTGCTATCAAATAAAAAAAGTTTGATGGGAAAATATAAAAACAATTGGTTCGAAAATATCATTCTATCTTTAGCTTCCATTTTAGCAGTTTGGTCCGCCATTCAATTAGCTACAACCTTTTTTTAA
- a CDS encoding excalibur calcium-binding domain-containing protein, with amino-acid sequence MKRLFAILLSFGLVLGLSFGANDVAGAKTKVKTYKNCTALNKDYKGGVARTSSVKNKGGKTKYKPHVSKALYDANKKSDRDKDLIACEK; translated from the coding sequence TTGAAACGACTATTTGCTATTTTACTATCTTTTGGACTAGTTTTAGGTCTCTCGTTTGGCGCGAATGATGTTGCCGGTGCCAAAACAAAGGTGAAGACGTATAAAAACTGTACAGCATTGAATAAAGACTACAAAGGAGGCGTAGCTCGTACATCTTCCGTTAAAAATAAAGGAGGAAAAACGAAATACAAACCTCACGTTTCAAAGGCGCTATATGATGCCAATAAAAAAAGCGATCGTGACAAAGATTTGATCGCTTGTGAAAAATAA
- a CDS encoding competence protein ComK — MIRKNYLLNMETVGMMEHYDSNGVEMTTVVEGENTYHVAQPRQEILNNTLNYYGLDLDGGLAAAKSVLGGKYRLPVCINAQLGMVWFSSRSFRKRGGIWFSYIHIRDLEEMNEKETLVHTNYGHCLPVNLSKNQLAFKRDQASYLQTTFHERSLGKKTLYYEPGSGITFCKEPGEVQYRVKGKE; from the coding sequence ATGATACGAAAAAACTATTTATTGAATATGGAAACGGTAGGAATGATGGAGCATTACGATTCTAATGGTGTGGAGATGACCACGGTAGTGGAAGGAGAGAACACATACCATGTTGCCCAACCGCGCCAGGAAATCCTGAATAACACGTTAAACTACTATGGATTGGATCTGGATGGCGGACTTGCAGCAGCCAAATCCGTGCTGGGCGGTAAATACAGACTGCCAGTCTGCATAAACGCCCAGCTGGGAATGGTCTGGTTCTCCTCCCGCTCTTTCCGGAAAAGGGGAGGGATCTGGTTTTCCTACATCCATATTCGTGACTTAGAGGAAATGAACGAAAAAGAAACATTGGTCCATACAAACTACGGACATTGCCTTCCTGTAAACTTAAGCAAAAATCAGCTCGCCTTCAAAAGGGATCAAGCATCCTATCTGCAAACGACCTTCCATGAACGCTCATTAGGAAAAAAGACTCTTTATTACGAACCGGGAAGCGGAATCACCTTTTGCAAAGAACCTGGAGAGGTCCAATACAGGGTGAAAGGGAAGGAATAA
- a CDS encoding protealysin inhibitor emfourin, translating to MYIKFSCIGGFANLDLNCQIDTDELPKEQNEELQNLMKTADLPNAAESKKVKAQGFDSFSYQLDIADEKKKQSFSFTDITAPEDVRPLLDYLRNLAIEKKMAE from the coding sequence ATGTATATCAAATTTAGCTGCATAGGGGGATTTGCCAACCTCGACTTGAATTGCCAGATAGATACGGATGAATTGCCGAAAGAGCAAAATGAGGAATTGCAGAACTTAATGAAGACAGCTGACCTTCCTAATGCTGCCGAAAGTAAAAAAGTAAAAGCGCAAGGGTTCGACTCGTTTTCATACCAACTGGATATAGCAGATGAAAAGAAGAAGCAGTCTTTCTCGTTTACTGACATAACAGCTCCAGAGGACGTGCGGCCCTTATTGGATTATTTACGGAATTTAGCGATTGAAAAAAAGATGGCAGAATAA
- a CDS encoding M4 family metallopeptidase, with protein MHNKDCSKKCQCFIVPNYILENMAQNEVEEARISLAKSRQMRRRRIFKEYDIDGVVALTDAGSERQGESARHVYDCRGGTKLRQNEARKEGDRSSGDPVVNAAYDYSGVVRDYFKNVLHRNSIDNQGLDLILNVHYGNKFTNAYWDGDEMVFGDGDGVIFSNFANSLDVIGHELTHGVTQFTSGLEYEGQSGALNEHLSDVFGVAIKQFHLKQTAGNADWLIGADIMGPTLKGQALRSMKAPGTAFDNKLMGKDIQPDHMKNFYKGERDNHGVHINSGIPNKAFYLVSMEIGTDKAALIWFNAMQNLFATANFNQFVQIVIKAAQKLVDSGEVPETAIGTIENAFKAVGLPE; from the coding sequence ATGCATAATAAGGATTGTTCCAAAAAGTGTCAGTGTTTCATCGTACCTAACTACATTCTTGAGAATATGGCACAAAATGAAGTGGAAGAAGCACGGATCAGTTTAGCGAAAAGCCGTCAAATGCGCAGGCGCAGAATCTTTAAAGAATATGATATTGACGGTGTTGTCGCTTTAACGGATGCAGGATCTGAACGTCAAGGTGAATCTGCCCGCCATGTTTACGATTGCAGGGGAGGAACGAAACTCCGGCAGAATGAGGCTAGGAAAGAAGGAGATCGATCTAGTGGAGATCCTGTCGTTAACGCTGCATACGATTATAGCGGAGTTGTGCGTGACTACTTCAAGAATGTCTTGCACCGCAATTCTATTGATAACCAAGGCCTTGATCTCATTCTGAACGTTCATTATGGGAATAAATTCACGAATGCCTATTGGGACGGGGATGAAATGGTATTTGGTGACGGCGATGGGGTCATCTTTAGCAATTTTGCCAATTCACTCGATGTAATTGGACACGAACTGACACATGGAGTTACGCAGTTCACAAGTGGATTGGAGTATGAAGGTCAGTCCGGGGCTTTGAACGAACATCTTTCAGATGTGTTTGGAGTTGCCATTAAACAATTTCACTTAAAGCAAACGGCAGGAAATGCCGATTGGCTAATCGGTGCTGATATAATGGGACCAACACTGAAAGGGCAGGCACTCCGTTCGATGAAGGCGCCAGGTACTGCATTTGACAATAAGTTAATGGGTAAAGATATTCAGCCTGATCATATGAAGAACTTCTATAAAGGAGAACGCGATAATCATGGTGTCCATATCAATAGCGGCATACCAAACAAGGCCTTTTATCTAGTATCCATGGAGATCGGAACGGACAAGGCGGCATTGATCTGGTTCAATGCGATGCAGAATTTATTTGCAACGGCAAATTTCAATCAATTCGTGCAAATTGTCATCAAAGCAGCGCAAAAACTTGTTGATAGCGGAGAAGTGCCTGAAACAGCTATAGGAACAATTGAAAATGCTTTTAAAGCGGTTGGATTGCCTGAGTAG
- a CDS encoding PepSY domain-containing protein produces METKQPNTSLYRTVWRWHFYAGIIFAPLLIILAVTGSIYLFKPQIEQVLYQNYQEIIPQGEKIPASQQIETVKKLYPDAVVTKYHPGENASRSSEVSITSNNESLTIFIDPYTGKSIGELNDEDKIMDKIEEIHGELMAGTLGDRIVELAACWAVVLIVSGLYLWYPKNKLNLSGVLFPRINKGKNTFRRDLHAVPAFWISAGMLFLIMTGLPWSGFWGSNFQSAATNSGSGYPPSIWTGSAPTSLIKTKDIADVPWAAENLDVPISDIQGFIPLSIDDVVTIANREGMHPSYSINIPQETDGVYTLSAFPPKAQDEATIHIDQYSGAVLADYRYEHYGLIGKIVAWGITLHKGTQFGLINQIISLLICIGIMLVAFSGFYLWWKRKPKKGLGAPKAPPIKNMKFFLFLLIGLGILFPLVGLSLIVVWLIDWLIIKRISAVKKFLNA; encoded by the coding sequence ATGGAAACTAAACAACCAAACACCTCTCTGTATAGAACAGTATGGAGATGGCATTTTTACGCTGGAATTATTTTTGCACCCTTACTTATTATTCTGGCAGTTACTGGCTCAATCTATCTATTTAAGCCACAGATTGAACAAGTGCTTTATCAAAACTACCAAGAGATTATTCCGCAAGGAGAAAAGATACCAGCATCCCAGCAGATTGAGACAGTGAAGAAACTTTACCCTGATGCAGTAGTGACAAAGTATCATCCTGGAGAAAATGCATCTCGTTCAAGCGAAGTAAGCATCACTTCTAATAATGAGTCCCTTACCATTTTTATAGATCCGTATACAGGTAAATCTATTGGAGAGTTAAATGATGAAGACAAAATTATGGATAAAATCGAGGAAATTCATGGTGAACTGATGGCTGGCACCTTGGGAGATAGAATTGTAGAGTTAGCTGCATGTTGGGCAGTTGTGTTAATTGTCTCTGGTCTTTATTTATGGTATCCCAAAAATAAACTAAATCTTTCTGGTGTTCTTTTTCCAAGAATAAATAAAGGTAAAAATACTTTCAGAAGAGATTTACATGCAGTACCTGCCTTTTGGATATCAGCAGGAATGTTATTTTTAATTATGACAGGTTTGCCTTGGTCTGGTTTTTGGGGAAGTAATTTTCAATCGGCGGCTACCAATTCCGGATCTGGGTATCCTCCTTCCATATGGACTGGAAGTGCTCCAACATCCTTAATTAAAACAAAAGACATTGCAGATGTTCCTTGGGCAGCAGAAAATTTAGATGTACCAATCTCAGATATTCAAGGCTTTATCCCACTTTCCATTGATGATGTTGTCACGATAGCGAATCGTGAGGGCATGCATCCAAGTTATAGCATAAATATTCCACAAGAAACGGATGGCGTTTATACATTGTCAGCTTTTCCACCAAAAGCACAAGATGAAGCAACTATACATATTGACCAATATTCCGGTGCAGTTCTAGCTGATTATCGTTATGAGCATTACGGTTTAATAGGAAAAATAGTTGCTTGGGGGATTACCTTGCATAAAGGGACTCAATTTGGTTTGATTAACCAAATAATCAGCCTTCTTATTTGTATAGGAATTATGCTTGTTGCATTTAGTGGTTTTTATTTATGGTGGAAGCGAAAGCCGAAAAAAGGATTAGGTGCACCAAAAGCTCCTCCTATAAAGAACATGAAATTCTTTCTTTTTCTGTTAATAGGTCTAGGAATTTTGTTTCCTTTGGTTGGTTTGTCTCTTATTGTTGTTTGGCTAATTGACTGGTTAATTATCAAAAGAATATCTGCAGTAAAGAAGTTTTTGAATGCATAA
- a CDS encoding FixH family protein, which translates to MKKNICISLIFIFSLLLSACSLEKDVTNLYKEETPLAAEIIIPASFSANTQETMKVVLTQGGKKVENADFVHFEIWKQDGSLKYSMEQAEEEGNGTYTLSKNFDSDGLYYIKAHASNDGSIIMPKKQFIVGKLSESELKFLQKGSQKQEESHKHHH; encoded by the coding sequence GTGAAAAAAAATATATGTATTTCTTTGATCTTCATTTTCAGCCTATTGTTAAGTGCTTGTTCACTTGAAAAGGATGTCACTAATCTATACAAAGAAGAGACACCACTTGCAGCTGAAATAATTATACCAGCATCCTTTTCAGCTAATACCCAGGAGACCATGAAGGTTGTTCTTACTCAAGGTGGTAAAAAGGTTGAAAACGCAGATTTTGTTCATTTTGAGATATGGAAACAAGATGGCTCGCTCAAATATAGTATGGAACAAGCTGAGGAAGAGGGAAACGGTACCTATACTTTAAGTAAAAACTTTGATAGTGATGGCCTATACTATATAAAAGCACATGCGAGTAACGATGGTTCAATCATTATGCCTAAAAAACAGTTTATCGTAGGAAAACTGTCTGAAAGTGAATTGAAATTCTTGCAAAAAGGGAGCCAAAAACAAGAAGAAAGTCACAAACATCATCATTAA
- a CDS encoding phosphoglycerate dehydrogenase, translating into MSTLLLEKVKTIKALNNIAESGLNVFNKGDFKVDNDSENPDAIVLRSFNMHTMEFGDQLKAIARAGAGVNNIPVDKCTEQGIVVFNTPGANANAVKEMVLTSLMASSRNLFAGVAWTKTLEGEGEQIPKLVETGKKQFVGKEIKGKTLGVIGLGAIGALVANDALDLDMDVIGFDPFISVDTAWNLSRNVQRAMTIEELFAESDYITVHVPLTDDTRGMFNQETFSIMKPGVHILNFSRGELVNEDDMQAALESGKVGKFITDFPNENVLKMNNVIPIPHLGASTLESEENCAIMAARQLKTFLETGNIKNSVNFPNTSLPYTGNRRVATFHENVPNMVGQITLAISGFNLNIADMVNRSRGGYAYTIIDIDGEVNGDIIPGLEEKIKQIEGIVTTRII; encoded by the coding sequence ATGAGCACATTACTTTTAGAAAAAGTCAAAACGATCAAAGCGTTAAATAATATTGCCGAAAGCGGGCTGAATGTATTCAATAAAGGCGATTTTAAGGTCGATAATGACAGTGAAAACCCTGATGCGATCGTTCTTCGCAGCTTTAACATGCATACTATGGAATTCGGCGATCAGTTAAAAGCAATCGCAAGGGCAGGAGCTGGAGTCAATAATATTCCGGTCGACAAATGCACCGAGCAAGGAATTGTCGTTTTCAATACACCTGGTGCTAACGCAAACGCTGTAAAAGAAATGGTGCTGACGTCATTAATGGCTTCATCTCGTAACCTTTTTGCAGGTGTGGCCTGGACAAAGACGCTTGAAGGCGAAGGAGAACAAATTCCAAAGCTTGTTGAAACAGGAAAGAAACAATTCGTTGGTAAAGAAATCAAGGGGAAAACTCTTGGCGTAATCGGTTTAGGTGCGATCGGTGCACTTGTAGCGAATGATGCCCTGGATTTGGACATGGATGTCATTGGGTTTGACCCGTTCATCTCTGTTGATACAGCTTGGAACTTGTCCCGCAATGTACAGCGCGCCATGACGATTGAAGAATTGTTTGCAGAATCTGATTATATTACAGTACACGTTCCATTAACTGACGACACAAGAGGAATGTTTAACCAAGAAACATTCAGCATCATGAAGCCAGGCGTCCATATCTTGAATTTCTCACGCGGCGAGCTAGTGAATGAAGATGATATGCAAGCTGCACTTGAAAGCGGAAAAGTAGGCAAGTTCATTACTGACTTCCCGAATGAAAACGTGTTGAAAATGAATAATGTCATTCCGATTCCGCATCTTGGTGCCTCTACACTAGAATCAGAGGAAAACTGTGCCATCATGGCAGCTCGTCAGTTGAAGACCTTTTTAGAAACAGGGAACATCAAGAACTCTGTGAATTTCCCAAACACTTCCCTTCCTTATACAGGAAACCGTCGTGTGGCAACTTTCCACGAAAACGTTCCGAACATGGTTGGGCAAATCACACTGGCTATATCTGGCTTTAATCTGAACATCGCTGACATGGTTAACAGAAGCCGTGGGGGATATGCATATACGATCATCGACATTGACGGTGAAGTAAACGGCGATATCATTCCTGGCTTGGAAGAAAAAATCAAACAAATCGAAGGCATCGTTACAACTCGTATTATCTAA
- a CDS encoding ATP-dependent metallopeptidase FtsH/Yme1/Tma family protein, with translation MKRIFRSKVFYLLIFLVTLGIVLVFNNDKEPPEKLSEDEFFTTLEDGKVTFLKVEPQNSVYEIRGQLVGYEKDQYFITSVPDSEISLDKMNNAVREHDIEKIEFIPDTETSGWVTLLTTTIPFVIIFILFFVILLFTVVIKRLNRPR, from the coding sequence ATGAAGCGGATTTTCCGTAGTAAAGTATTTTATTTATTAATCTTCTTGGTTACCTTGGGGATTGTGCTGGTTTTTAACAATGACAAAGAACCGCCTGAGAAATTGAGTGAAGATGAATTTTTTACAACTTTAGAAGATGGGAAAGTGACATTTTTAAAGGTGGAGCCACAAAATAGTGTTTATGAAATAAGAGGTCAGCTGGTAGGGTATGAAAAGGATCAATACTTTATCACGTCTGTACCAGATAGTGAAATTTCGCTAGACAAAATGAATAACGCCGTAAGGGAACATGATATAGAAAAAATTGAGTTTATACCAGACACAGAGACAAGCGGATGGGTCACCCTTCTTACAACAACGATTCCGTTCGTGATTATTTTCATCCTATTTTTTGTCATTTTACTATTTACAGTTGTAATAAAAAGATTGAACCGTCCTAGATAA
- a CDS encoding GNAT family N-acetyltransferase, giving the protein MLIREATVADAEGIAIVHVDCWRTTYKDILPSDFLDNLSYGQRKELWKKNISNDENYVYVAENNEGKIVGFISGGKREKNKDEASGDLTAIYILEHFQTMGLGKKLIKELFFNFDELGFKTIFVEVLEDNKSRYFYEAFGAELLKTEKIKMAGADLNLLVYEWKDISPVLLRMSSR; this is encoded by the coding sequence TTGCTAATAAGAGAGGCAACGGTGGCTGATGCGGAAGGGATAGCAATAGTCCATGTGGATTGCTGGAGAACCACTTATAAAGATATACTGCCGAGTGATTTTTTAGATAATCTGTCTTATGGGCAAAGGAAGGAATTATGGAAAAAGAATATATCCAATGATGAAAATTATGTTTATGTTGCTGAAAATAACGAGGGGAAAATAGTTGGATTCATAAGTGGCGGGAAAAGGGAAAAAAATAAAGATGAGGCTTCGGGTGATTTAACTGCGATATATATTCTCGAACATTTTCAAACAATGGGGCTAGGTAAGAAACTCATCAAAGAATTATTTTTTAATTTCGACGAACTGGGATTTAAGACAATTTTCGTTGAGGTGCTTGAAGATAATAAATCTCGATACTTCTATGAGGCGTTTGGTGCTGAATTGCTTAAAACCGAAAAAATCAAAATGGCTGGCGCAGATTTGAATCTATTGGTTTATGAGTGGAAAGACATTAGCCCTGTATTGTTACGAATGAGCTCCAGATAA